In one window of Tellurirhabdus rosea DNA:
- the gldG gene encoding gliding motility-associated ABC transporter substrate-binding protein GldG — MKSTLSRFLVVLAVLAAVNLLSSFLFFRLDLTEEGRYTLSDATENLLTNLDDDIHVDVYLTGDLPPGFKRLETSIRETLEEFEARSGQDFTYRFIDPAAIANEQERVAFQTKLIEKGLNPTNVLSGSGGERSEKLIFPYALVSYQGREKSVLLLRGNRAASSEEQLNQSVEGLEYQFASAVRQLTLKNRKVLGVTVTYTDVQPLRLSDLLATLQQTYEVKLIDLQASRDLTGLDGLLVPKPDRPFSEDDKYKIDQFVVGGGKALFFVDGLKIDSVGQDGTYAQPLPLNLDDLFFRWGVRVNRNIIKDLSSAFIPLNVGMSGDKPNIQLLPWRFFPLINNFGKSPVVRNLDAVYTRFVSTMDTVQAAGITKTPLLLTSQYTKLLNAPALVSYNEARQQPDPRTYNNGVQAIGYLLEGTFSSLYANRILPGDPRAGTFRAQGQPTRVVVCSDGDILINDINYQTNAPYPLGYDRFSRNTFANKDFVVNAVDYLLDDNGVVAARGRQIALRPLDKIRLKEERTNWQLINLLAPLAVVALVGVVWQTARRRRYGR, encoded by the coding sequence ATGAAGTCAACGCTGTCGCGCTTTTTGGTGGTCCTGGCCGTTCTGGCCGCCGTTAATCTGCTCTCTTCCTTTTTGTTTTTTCGCCTCGATCTGACCGAGGAAGGCCGCTATACCCTTTCGGATGCCACGGAAAATCTGCTGACCAACCTCGATGATGACATTCACGTCGATGTGTACCTGACCGGCGACCTGCCACCGGGCTTCAAACGCCTGGAAACCAGCATTCGCGAAACCCTGGAAGAGTTCGAAGCCCGCTCCGGCCAGGATTTCACCTACCGGTTTATCGACCCCGCCGCCATTGCCAACGAGCAGGAGCGGGTTGCTTTTCAGACCAAATTGATCGAAAAAGGGCTGAATCCGACCAACGTGCTGTCGGGCAGCGGCGGCGAACGCAGCGAAAAGCTCATTTTTCCGTATGCGCTGGTGTCGTACCAGGGTCGCGAGAAGTCGGTGCTGCTGCTGCGGGGCAACCGGGCGGCCTCGTCGGAAGAACAGCTGAACCAGTCGGTGGAAGGACTGGAATACCAGTTTGCCTCCGCCGTCCGGCAACTGACCCTCAAAAACCGGAAAGTGCTGGGCGTGACCGTGACTTACACGGACGTGCAGCCGCTGCGATTATCGGACTTGCTGGCAACCCTGCAACAGACGTACGAGGTGAAGCTGATCGACCTCCAGGCTTCCCGCGACCTGACGGGCCTCGACGGACTGCTCGTGCCCAAACCTGACCGGCCCTTCTCCGAAGACGACAAATACAAGATCGACCAGTTTGTCGTCGGCGGCGGCAAGGCGCTGTTCTTTGTGGATGGGCTGAAGATCGACAGCGTCGGGCAGGATGGCACCTACGCCCAGCCGCTGCCGCTGAACCTCGACGACCTGTTTTTCCGCTGGGGCGTCCGGGTAAATCGAAACATCATTAAGGATTTAAGCAGCGCCTTTATTCCGTTAAATGTGGGCATGTCGGGCGACAAACCGAACATTCAGCTGCTGCCGTGGCGGTTTTTTCCGTTGATTAATAATTTCGGGAAAAGTCCGGTTGTCCGGAATCTCGACGCGGTGTACACCCGTTTTGTCAGCACGATGGATACGGTGCAGGCCGCGGGCATCACCAAAACGCCGCTGCTGCTGACCTCGCAGTACACCAAACTGCTCAACGCCCCGGCGCTGGTGTCGTACAACGAAGCCCGGCAGCAGCCCGACCCGCGTACCTACAACAACGGGGTGCAGGCCATCGGCTACCTGCTCGAAGGCACGTTTTCGTCGCTCTACGCCAACCGGATTCTCCCCGGCGATCCGCGCGCCGGTACCTTCCGGGCGCAGGGCCAGCCGACGCGGGTGGTCGTCTGCTCGGATGGCGATATTCTGATCAACGACATCAATTACCAGACAAACGCCCCGTATCCCCTCGGCTACGACCGATTTTCGCGAAACACATTTGCCAACAAGGATTTTGTGGTGAATGCCGTGGATTACCTGCTGGACGACAACGGTGTGGTAGCGGCCCGCGGCCGACAGATCGCCCTGAGACCGTTGGATAAAATCCGGCTGAAAGAAGAGCGCACGAACTGGCAGCTCATCAACCTGCTGGCGCCGCTGGCAGTGGTCGCTCTGGTGGGCGTAGTGTGGCAGACGGCCCGGCGGCGGCGGTATGGCCGATAG
- the dnaN gene encoding DNA polymerase III subunit beta — protein sequence MKFIVSSHVLLKQLAAINGVVATNPIVPILENFLFRLDENKLIVTASDLQTTMITEIAVESSESGGIAIPAKLLLDTLRGLPEQPITFNIDTETFGTEILTDNGRYKLSGENPIDFPKIPTVNKNLAVEISSDALQSAINNTVFATSTDDLRPAMTGVFLQLGSDSATFVATDGHRLIRYRRTDINSSIESSMIIPRKALNLMKSSLPEGVPVRAEFSQSNASFSFGNTQMICRLIDERFPDYENAIPTNNPNVLTIGRSDLLNSLKRIMIYANRTTHQIRLSLKANQLTISAEDLDYSNEANEKLLCDYDGDSMEIGFNGKFLAEMLSNLQAKMISLELSAPNRAGLIIPADKEENEDILMLVMPVMLNTYA from the coding sequence ATGAAATTCATCGTTTCCTCTCACGTACTACTCAAGCAGCTAGCGGCGATCAACGGGGTGGTAGCCACCAATCCGATTGTGCCGATCCTGGAGAACTTCCTGTTCCGTCTGGATGAAAATAAACTGATCGTCACGGCCTCCGACCTGCAAACGACGATGATTACGGAAATCGCCGTCGAATCGTCCGAGAGCGGCGGCATTGCCATTCCGGCGAAGCTGCTGCTGGATACGCTGCGCGGCCTGCCCGAACAGCCGATCACCTTCAACATCGACACGGAAACGTTCGGAACGGAAATTCTGACGGACAACGGCCGCTACAAACTGTCGGGCGAAAACCCGATTGACTTCCCCAAAATCCCGACCGTCAACAAGAACCTGGCCGTTGAGATTTCGTCGGATGCCCTGCAAAGCGCCATCAACAACACGGTTTTTGCCACCAGCACCGACGACCTGCGCCCGGCCATGACCGGGGTGTTCCTGCAACTGGGCTCCGACAGCGCGACGTTCGTGGCCACGGACGGACACCGCCTGATCCGGTACCGCCGGACGGACATCAACTCGTCCATCGAGTCGTCGATGATCATCCCGCGCAAGGCCCTCAACCTGATGAAATCGTCGCTGCCCGAAGGCGTCCCCGTGCGGGCGGAGTTCAGCCAGTCGAACGCGTCCTTCAGCTTCGGCAACACGCAGATGATCTGCCGCCTGATCGACGAGCGTTTCCCGGACTACGAGAACGCCATCCCGACCAACAACCCGAACGTGCTGACCATCGGCCGCTCCGACCTGCTGAACTCGCTGAAGCGGATCATGATCTACGCCAACCGCACCACGCACCAGATTCGCCTGTCGCTGAAGGCCAACCAGTTGACCATCTCGGCCGAAGACCTCGACTACAGCAACGAAGCCAACGAAAAACTGCTGTGCGACTACGACGGCGACAGCATGGAAATCGGCTTCAACGGCAAGTTTCTGGCCGAAATGCTGAGCAACCTCCAGGCCAAGATGATTTCTCTCGAACTTTCTGCCCCCAACCGCGCCGGCCTGATTATCCCCGCCGACAAGGAAGAGAACGAGGACATCCTGATGCTGGTGATGCCGGTGATGCTTAATACGTACGCGTAA